In the genome of Triticum urartu cultivar G1812 chromosome 5, Tu2.1, whole genome shotgun sequence, one region contains:
- the LOC125506608 gene encoding serine protease HTRA1-like: protein MPKAGRRRRRGDPDTDTEARKKKKTTKRSLAEDRRLMFAAFESEKTQPQPKLDRAYDDDVVESSAEESSYPPSPLLHKPYIPDELAHRPDIRAAYKHAEAEYRAGKSCRFVFTLDRYSPRSCLSNDRSLLHIREPAKDAVLFAANSVVTLSSYLDDEPLNRCSGLWIQWDDKKNTAMVLTSAHLIRAKEYDEWKNEWTGEYHREAEVIVRLLDDTTAEASLLYLQEHYEFALYEVVVDKPVQLSTFNDNVNSGQDVFRLGRDENLDLRITHGRVEYRIPIRHERCHYMYFSNDEHRFRDDGGPVIDLEGKVVGIVNNQINETFLPSSILHKCLNSWRKLKCVPRAHLGMTFTSIKLLDPICIERIRRKHNIASGIIVEQVSKESNAEKLGIRKGDIIERFNGEYISSTTELEKMLLDIGGDQFDQAKVLNAEIGVRIQIFCATKLCRRVRNLTVIVSDCGENIIEGTYPITDGLWK from the exons ATGCCGAAGGCCGGGAGGCGGCGCAGGAGGGGGGATCCGGACACGGACACGGAAGccaggaagaagaagaagacgaccaAGAGAAGCCTGGCTGAGGATCGAAGATTGATGTTCGCGGCCTTCGAGAGTGAAAAAACCCAACCCCAACCAAAATTAG ATCGTGCGTACGACGATGATGTGGTCGAGTCCTCGGCGGAGGAATCCTCTTATCCACCCAGCCCTCTGCTCCACAAACCCTACATCCCCGACGAGCTAGCTCATAGGCCGGACATACGTGCCGCCTACAAGCACGCCGAAGCCGAATACCGAGCAGGCAAAT CTTGTCGGTTTGTCTTCACCTTGGATCGCTACTCTCCCCGTTCGTGCCTGTCCAACGACCGAAGCCTTCTTCATATCCGTGAGCCTGCAAAGGATGCCGTGCTTTTTGCCGCCAACTCTGTCGTCACCCTCTCGTCCTATCTTG ACGATGAGCCGCTGAATAGGTGTTCTGGTTTGTGGATTCAATGGGACGACAAGAAGAATACCGCCATGGTTTTGACATCTGCGCATCTCATTCGCGCAAAGGAATACGATGAGTGGAAGAATGAGTGGACGGGTGAATATCATCGCGAGGCTGAG GTCATTGTTCGCTTGTTGGACGACACAACTGCAGAAGCCAGTCTCCTCTACCTACAGGAGCATTATGAATTTGCTCTTTATGAGGTTGTAGTGGACAAACCGGTTCAGCTATCCACTTTTAACGACAATGTAAACTCTGGTCAAGATGTTTTCCGACTTGGAAGAGATGAAAATCTTGATCTAAGGATAACCCATGGTAGGGTGGAATATAGGATTCCAATCCGTCATGAGAGATGTCACTACATGTATTTTTCCAACGATGAACATAGA TTCCGTGACGATGGAGGCCCCGTCATTGACTTAGAAGGGAAGGTTGTGGGAATTGTTAACAATCAAATCAATGAGACCTTTTTACCCTCTTCTATATTGCATAAGTGCTTGAATTCATGGAGAAAGTTGAA GTGCGTCCCTCGTGCCCACCTTGGAATGACCTTTACTTCCATCAAGCTTCTAGATCCTATTTGTATTGAGAGGATAAGGCGTAAGCATAACATTGCATCCGGTATTATTGTTGAACAG GTGTCAAAAGAATCGAATGCTGAGAAACTTGGAATCCGCAAGGGTGATATTATTGAACGTTTCAATGGAGAGTATATTTCTAGTACAACCGAG TTGGAAAAGATGTTGCTGGATATAGGCGGGGACCAATTTGATCAAGCAAAAGTCTTAAATGCTGAAATAGGTGTTCGA attcaaatattttgtgccacgAAACTTTGCCGAAGAGTTAGAAACTTGACCGTAATTGTATCGGATTGTGGAGAGAATATCATAGAAG GCACTTACCCTATCACTGATGGCCTTTGGAAATGA
- the LOC125506607 gene encoding uncharacterized protein LOC125506607, translated as MPKGGRRRRRGNPETEREAKKKKKKKKKKTARSLAEDRGLMFTAFENRAHDDDVAESSLEESSYPPSPLLHRPYIPDELADRPDIRAAFKHAKAQYQADLACRFAFTLDRSSSLSCLSHEQHLHHIREPAKDAVLFAANSIITLSSYLDDEPLNRCCGLWIQQDYKNNTAVVLTSAHLIRAKDPDQWMDEWTGEYHRDAEVIVHLLDDTTAVASLLYLQEHYEFALYEVVVNKPVQLSTFNDNVHSGQDVFRLGRDESLDLRITHGRVEYMIPVPYERCHYMYFSNNEHILRDDGGPIIDLEGKVVGMVNNQINETFLPSSILHKCLDSWRKLKCIPRPHLGMTFTSIKLLDPIGIERMRRKHNIESGLIVEEVSKESNAEKLGIRKGDIIERFNGEYISSTIELEKMLLDIGNDHFEQAKRLNAEIDVQIQIFRATKLCRRTRNLIVIISDCGEDIIEGTYPITRQRASLLVIASAVPGSRIPAMTSTEAPKNLPSSDRKIAATALLRCISEMAPSTLPFASPLRGGIQPSRCRGGWTIG; from the exons ATGCCGAAGGGCGGCAGGCGGCGCAGGAGGGGAAATCCGGAGACGGAGCGGGaagcgaagaagaagaagaagaagaagaagaagaagacggcGAGAAGCCTGGCAGAGGATCGAGGATTGATGTTCACGGCCTTCGAGA ATCGTGCGCATGACGACGACGTGGCCGAGTCCTCGTTGGAGGAATCCTCGTATCCACCCAGCCCTCTGCTTCACAGACCTTACATCCCCGACGAGCTAGCTGATAGGCCGGACATACGTGCCGCCTTCAAGCACGCCAAGGCCCAATACCAAGCAGATTTAG CTTGTCGGTTTGCCTTCACATTGGATCGCTCCTCTTCTCTTTCGTGCCTGTCTCACGAGCAACACCTTCACCATATCCGTGAGCCTGCAAAGGATGCGGTGCTTTTTGCCGCCAACTCTATCATCACCCTCTCGTCCTATCTTG ATGATGAGCCGCTGAATAGGTGTTGTGGTTTGTGGATCCAACAGGACTACAAGAACAATACCGCCGTGGTTTTGACGTCCGCGCATCTCATTCGCGCAAAGGATCCTGACCAGTGGATGGATGAGTGGACGGGCGAATATCATCGCGACGCTGAG GTCATTGTTCACTTGCTTGACGACACAACTGCAGTAGCCAGTCTCCTCTACCTCCAGGAGCACTATGAATTTGCTCTTTACGAGGTTGTAGTGAACAAACCGGTTCAACTGTCCACTTTTAATGATAATGTGCACTCTGGTCAAGATGTGTTCCGACTTGGAAGGGATGAAAGTCTTGATCTAAGGATAACCCATGGTAGGGTGGAATACATGATTCCTGTCCCTTACGAGAGATGTCACTACATGTATTTTTCCAACAATGAACATATC TTGCGTGACGATGGAGGCCCTATCATTGACTTGGAAGGGAAGGTTGTGGGAATGGTTAACAATCAAATCAATGAGACCTTTTTACCTTCTTCTATATTGCACAAGTGCTTGGATTCATGGAGAAAGTTAAA GTGCATCCCTCGACCCCACCTTGGAATGACCTTTACTTCCATCAAGCTTCTAGATCCAATTGGTATTGAGAGGATGAGGCGTAAGCATAACATTGAGTCTGGTCTTATTGTTGAAGAG GTGTCAAAAGAATCGAATGCTGAGAAACTTGGAATCAGGAAGGGTGATATTATTGAACGCTTCAATGGAGAATATATTTCTAGTACAATTGAG CTAGAGAAGATGTTGTTGGACATAGGCAACGACCATTTTGAACAAGCAAAACGCTTAAATGCCGAAATAGATGTTCAA ATTCAAATATTTCGTGCCACGAAACTTTGCCGAAGAACTAGAAACTTGATTGTAATTATATCGGATTGTGGAGAGGACATCATAGAAG GCACTTACCCAATCA CCAGACAAAGAGCTTCTCTACTGGTAATTGCTTCAGCGGTTCCAGGGTCTAGGATCCCAGCCATGACCAGCACCGAAGCCCCTAAGAACTTACCATCATCTGACCGAAAAATTGCTGCAACAGCACTCCTCCGGTGCATCTCAGAAATGGCCCCGTCAACACTGCCCTTCGCATCGCCCCTACGAGGAGGAATCCAGCCTAGTCGCTGTCGTGGCGGCTGGACCATTGGTTGA